In a single window of the Palaemon carinicauda isolate YSFRI2023 chromosome 10, ASM3689809v2, whole genome shotgun sequence genome:
- the LOC137648307 gene encoding uncharacterized protein, with protein MRAAGRKYGIPESTLRHKRSGYHPISKKMGPKTVLTDAEEEVLVAYIKGSIRRANPVTKKNIIDAVSTILRTEREEGIERATPPSFTDKPKKKWWQLFRQRHPTVTYRTPETLTTSRKNISKQVILQWFADTQSFFVEEGMMEALHDPSRNFNIDESGFSLSPKQGRVLAIKGEKHVFEESSAQHKTNITVLANVCADGRIPPPMIIYPRKRISAHMGENFPEGYDCCVGKSEKGYITFETLYEYLCNSFNDWLNDNNVQRPIIIWTDWHETRNNYYLAKQLQLLNIVLYGLPPNTTHMMQPLDVSVFGPLKKSWSRGAKEFEHQNPDSMITQVNFAKVFLPIYYNCVSADNIKAGFKKCGLCSFDQDAPDYSKIESASSQREDPSTIFEGIDCGGRVEQSCQTQYAATTNRGTQYSAADFEKICVMFLQERGYGIQQPEEREYILQNVASKMMSHDDLIVDYHPRTSGRGLVPVTHMGTEPKNISRPSSAGRIISTPSPLNLTPRQSPVPTPSTSTRRSGVSPAFRTFNFYPKRREGKGPKIVKDDMDRSYAISATTVVSELKRKEEAKDALEAKKRARGTDRTRGAAGPSKKKRAPAKKTAAPAEQAGLQADNQFERQATSVLRNSHWNCK; from the exons ATGAGGGCAGCTGGCCGGAAGTATGGGATTCCAGAGTCTACTTTGCGGCATAAACGGTCAGGATATCATCCGATCAGCAAGAAGATGGGCCCTAAGACGGTGCTGACAGATGCCGAAGAGGAGGTGTTGGTGGCCTATATAAAAGGGTCAATACGTCGGGCAAATCCTGTGACCAAGAAAAATATAATTGATGCAGTCTCCACTATCTTACGTACTGAGCGGGAGGAAGGCATCGAACGGGCTACTCCACCAAGCTTTACAGATAAGCCGAAGAAGAAGTGGTGGCAGCTGTTCAGACAAAGGCATCCTACAGTTACTTACAGAACCCCGGAGACTCTGACAACatcaagaaaaaatataagtaaacaagTAATTCTACAGTGGTTTGCCGACACACAGTCTTTCTTTGTCGAGGAGGGTATGATGGAGGCACTACATGACCCTAGCAGGAACTTTAACATTGATGAGTCTGGGTTCTCTCTCTCCCCAAAGCAAGGGAGGGTGCTTGCAATTAAGGGAGAGAAGCACGTTTTCGAAGAGAGCAGTGCACAACATAAAACCAACATCACTGTTCTGGCTAATGTGTGCGCTGACGGACGTATTCCTCCTCCAATGATAATCTATCCAAGGAAAAGGATAAGTGCTCATATGGGTGAGAATTTCCCTGAAGGTTATGATTGCTGCGTGGGAAAGAGTGAGAAGGGTTACATCACCTTTGAGACACTATACGAGTACCTCTGTAATAGCTTCAACGATTGGCTCAACGACAACAACGTACAACGCCCTATAATAATCTGGACTGATTGGCATGAGACAAGAAATAACTATTATCTTGCCAAACAGCTGCAACTTCTGAATATAGTTCTGTATGGTCTCCCTCCAAACACCACTCACATGATGCAGCCACTGGATGTGAGCGTGTTTGGACCATTGAAGAAGAGCTGGTCTCGAGGGGCCAAGGAATTTGAGCACCAGAATCCAGACAGTATGATTACACAGGTGAACTTTGCAAAAGTATTTTTGCCAATTTACTACAACTGTGTCTCTGCTGATAATATCAAGGCAGGATTCAAGAAGTGTGGCCTTTGCTCTTTTGACCAAGATGCTCCAGATTACTCAAAGATTGAGAGTGCCTCATCACAGCGAGAGGACCCTTCAACCATTTTTGAAGGGATTGATTGTG GAGGTCGGGTAGAGCAATCTTGCCAGACTCAGTACGCAGCCACCACCAACAGGGGAACCCAATACTCTGCTGCAGATTTCGAAAAGATCTGCGTAATGTTCCTGCAGGAGAGAGGTTACGGTATCCAGCAACCAGAGGAGAGGGAATACATTCTCCAAAACGTTGCATCAAAGATGATGTCCCATGATGATTTGATTGTGGACTACCATCCAAGGACCTCTGGCCGTGGACTTGTCCCTGTCACGCATATGGGTACAGAACCTAAGAATATATCAAGACCATCATCTGCAGGCCGCATCATCTCAACACCCTCGCCTTTAAACCTCACTCCAAGGCAGTCACCTGTTCCTACTCCTTCTACAAGCACAAGAAGATCTGGAGTGAGCCCAGCTTTCAGAACTTTCAATTTTTATCCCAAGCGAAGGGAAGGAAAGGGACCAAAGATTGTAAAAGATGATATGGACAGGTCTTACGCAATATCAGCCACCACAGTTGTAAGTGAGCTGAAGAGGAAAGAGGAAGCAAAGGATGCCTTGGAAGCAAAGAAGCGTGCTCGGGGAACAGACAGAACGAGAGGAGCAGCAGGTCCTTCCAAGAAAAAAAGAGCTCCTGCAAAGAAAACTGCAGCTCCTGCTGAGCAAGCAGGTCTACAAGCAGACAACCAGTTCGAAAGGCAGGCCACATCAGTCCTTCGAAATTCACATTGGAATTGTAAGTAA